In Quercus lobata isolate SW786 chromosome 12, ValleyOak3.0 Primary Assembly, whole genome shotgun sequence, a genomic segment contains:
- the LOC115971318 gene encoding uncharacterized protein LOC115971318 isoform X1, with amino-acid sequence MASSSTEEPQPQPQPQPQQQVKECAHKTKLIQFLGRTTPIVLQNDNGPCPLLAICNVLLLRNNLNLSPDTTEVSQEKLLSLVAERLIDSNSNANNKDEGYIENQQQNISDAIDLLPRLATGIDVNIQFRRINDFEFTPECAIFDLLDIPLYHGWIVDPQDHETANAIGLKSYNTLTGELVALETQNMEGIHKNNPEEDCIDFAAATTAALGVPSPCLSKATSFDDSPRSVSDNQKGRKGDLEEEAELLRAIELSVADNSTAVGDPHISGGTESVNSNEGVCLKEVMLVDSVNGLEKCHGVEYNNIHKPEPSVVGDCNAANNHNPISLKNTPGQASSSYLKTDVGDLLHQSIYAESAESILHNDIVEKSSVDTLLQSGSAPSISPGKDTESVHESHVDITRGSEELQKESTFTTDVHESADKQDGCSTTELSSLSSPYADSDSSSGRIQHIDGAEALTSSVDGSEPMYEGEECILDSRTAVFEDREPVYEGEVVLAEQADKSTIDAFNVKSKDEITPQQGELIRSFLKNNASQLTFYGLFCLQDGLKERELCVFFRNNHFSTMFKFDGELYLLATDQGYINQPDLVWEKLNEVNGDTLFMTGNFKEFKVESRANDNWDEHNVMASTADYLASIDSASQVGFDLNSDLQLAIALQQQEFEQQPQRQNVQQPSPVSGNSKLVVGPQGPRNNGRNPSSSSSSRPEAKAKEKEKCTVM; translated from the exons ATGGCGTCGTCTTCTACTGAAGAACCACAGCCACAACCGCAACCTCAACCACAGCAGCAAGTGAAGGAGTGCGCTCACAAAACCAAGCTTATTCAATTCTTAGGTCGTACAACTCCTATCGTTCTCCAAAACGACAATGGCCCCTGCCCTCTCCTCGCTATCt GTAATGTTCTTCTACTGAGGAATAACTTGAATTTGAGTCCAGATACAACAGAAGTCTCGCAGGAGAAATTGCTTTCACTAGTTGCTGAAAGATTAATTGATTCCAACAGTAATGCcaat AATAAGGATGAAGGTTATATTGAAAATCAACAACAGAACATTTCTGATGCCATTGATCTGCTTCCTCGACTTGCAACTGGCATTGATGTAAATATACAATTCAGGAG AATAAACGATTTTGAGTTTACTCCAGAGTGTGCCATATTTGATCTGCTGGACATTCCACTCTATCATGGCTGGATAGTTGATCCACAG GATCATGAAACTGCTAATGCAATTGGTTTAAAGTCCTATAATACTCTCACGGGGGAGCTTGTAGCCCTGGAAACACAGAATATGGAAGGTATACATAAGAATAATCCTGAAGAAGATTGTATTGATTTTGCTGCTGCAACAACTGCAGCTCTAGGAGTCCCTTCTCCATGTCTTTCAAAGGCTACCTCTTTCGATGATTCTCCACGTTCAGTCTCTGATAATCAGAAAGGAAGAAAGGGGGACcttgaagaagaagcagagctTTTGAGAGCTATAGAGTTGTCTGTCGCTGACAATTCAACTGCAGTGGGTGATCCTCATATCAGTGGAGGGACTGAGTCTGTCAATTCAAATGAAGGGGTGTGCCTTAAGGAGGTTATGCTTGTAGATTCTGTAAATGGGTTAGAGAAGTGTCATGGTGTTGAATATAACAATATTCATAAGCCGGAACCATCTGTAGTAGGTGACTGCAATGCTGCAAACAATCACAATccaatatctttaaaaaataccCCTGGGCAAGCATCTAGTTCATATTTGAAGACTGATGTGGGAGATCTCCTTCATCAATCAATTTATGCAGAATCTGCAGAAAGTATCCTTCATAATGATATTGTTGAAAAAAGCAGTGTTGATACCTTGCTCCAAAGTGGAAGTGCCCCTTCCATTTCTCCTGGAAAAGACACTGAATCTGTCCATGAGAGTCATGTGGATATTACTAGAGGGAGTGAAGAACTTCAGAAGGAATCCACTTTTACAACTGATGTTCATGAATCTGCAGATAAGCAAGATGGGTGTAGTACAACAGAATTATCAAGCTTATCTTCACCATATGCTGATTCAGATTCATCTAGTGGGAGAATTCAGCACATAGATGGTGCCGAAGCTTTGACTTCAAGTGTTGATGGCAGTGAGCCCATGTATGAAGGAGAGGAATGTATATTGGATTCAAGAACTGCAGTTTTTGAGGACCGAGAACCTGTATATGAAGGTGAGGTGGTTCTTGCAGAACAAGCAGACAAAAGCACCATAGATGCCTTTAATGTGAAGTCCAAGGATGAAATCACCCCACAACAAG GTGAGCTGATCAGGAGCTTTTTGAAGAACAATGCTAGTCAGTTGACCTTTTATGG CCTTTTCTGCTTACAAGATGGCCTTAAAGAAAGAGAACTTTGTGTTTTCTTCCGTAACAATCATTTCAGCACCATGTTCAAG TTTGATGGTGAACTTTATCTTCTAGCTACAGACCAAGGTTACATAAATCAGCCTGATTTGGTATGGGAAAAACTAAATGAG GTCAATGGGGATACATTGTTTATGACAGGTAACTTCAAGGAATTTAAGGTTGAAAGTCGTGCAAATGACAACTGGGATGAACATAATGTTATGGCCAGCACAGCT GATTATCTTGCCAGCATCGACAGTGCATCACAAGTGGGTTTTGATCTAAA